Within Crassostrea angulata isolate pt1a10 chromosome 2, ASM2561291v2, whole genome shotgun sequence, the genomic segment tggctcaaaCTTCACTCACTGAGTGCCTATGGTCAAAGGAGTTGCAGTGATTATAAATAAAGTTCGTAGGTTAAGGGTCAATGTCATAATTGGTCAGGCAAAAACTCTTTTCTTCAGAGCATAAATATACTCTCCACTTAGccctatttggctcatacttcacataaacagagCTTTAATTAAagggcgtgcagtgaccttgaaccaagtttcaAGGCCAAATGTGAatgtcatagcagaattatatgaacAATCCTTGTAAGGTGTATATCTTTTCTCCagttggtccaatctggctcattcCTCACTCACAGTGTGCCTACGATCAAGGGTGTGCAATAGCCTGGAATAAGGTTTGTATGTCAAGGTCAAGGTCTTATTTGATCACGCAGAATTTTTTCagagcaaatacatgtacatgaatatactCTCCACTTGGCCCCGATTGGCTCCTACTACACACTAAAAGAGCTTTTGGGTTAATGGTGTGCATTGActttataatttgaacaaaGTCAACGTGAAAGTCTTAGCAGATCTCTTGATAATCAGTTTTAGATCGTAGATTATTTCCAACTTGCCTTATCTTGCTCaagttgaacaaaaatgcctgcATGTCAGGGGTTACGAgattgattgaattaaaagtgttatgccagctggaaaatgtGTAAGTtacaggtcaaggtcaaagcaaagtTCTCTTAAATGCTTTTCACCCTTTCGTTCATTATTTAAGCGGGCCCTTTGAGATAGTCAtcatctcaatgttgtctagttatTCTTCGATTCTTATTTACAGACGACATAGGCAACTTATATACCAATAATAGCAGTATTGCAGGAACAGTTTGATATTCATTTTAGAAAAACCCGTGTATCGGTAAAACACGCAGTACAATGGCGAATACGTATGCTGTGATTGCTGCATCCGTTTTGTTCTGCATTGGATTAATTGGAAATTCTATCACCGTCTGTTTTGTTGCTGTATCCAAACGGCTGCACACTCCAACATACGTCCTGATTGGATGGCTAGCAGTGTCTGACGTACTCGCCTCTATGACGCGATATGTTCAAATATTTGTCAAATCTCTATTCAAGGACTATTCACacgtatactgtggtttcatcaatattcgttgaataccaattttcgtggatttcgttgttaagttgatccacgaaattaaaagttcattgaagttcaatttcaactaacattttgtattgattagATGGCCACGAAAttatgtatccttgaaactgtgcttttcagaaaatccacgaaaattgatacccacgaacattaatgaaaccacagtatttatatatgggatatttacctttttattcATTCACTCGGCATTTTTCCATATGGTGTTAGTATCACATGTACgttttgttttcataacaaATCCTCTGCACAGTTTGATactgaaatgtaaaaaaattctGTTAATGTCTTTTGCCGTTTGGATAGGCTCTATTGTCGTTTTCATCGGATACGGAATAAATATAAACCTTTCTTTAATTGACATGGTATCTATCGAAACAGCAGTTTTAGCTGAGGTTGGATTTGCTTTGTATGTCTCTGGATTACCatttattattgtaattgtttttaatgttcGAAAGCTATATTACCTGTATAACCAAACAGCTTCTGTTCGACGAGCCAGAATAGCCAATTTGATGTCGTTAATGTTTTGGATTATCATTGTGATTTATCTCCTTAGTACAATATATCCTTTTATTTACACCATTAACTATGCATTGTTTAACGGTTCACTTCTAGATAGTAGCTTAGACTtagttaataaaatgttttttgtttcattgCTTCTTAATAGTTTGAATCCGTtgatatatttcatgttttcaccCCCTGTTTTAAGATTTCTATCCCgattaagaaaatgttttaataatggCACAGATCGTCGCATAAGCAATCCTAAATCATGTCCTCAGGTGGAATAGGTTGGTGAACTAATTTTTCCTTAACCATCTGACGTCACTTCGCTCTGGTTATTATGATTTCCGTCATCAAATAAAATCGTTTACGTTCTATAAAAAGTAGgagatattttaaagtttaatagtGGGTCTGCCAATTTTAAAGCCGACGGTATGTAGCTCAATGTCTGCAAAATTTCTAATAAAGGTTATAAACTCAGGTTTTGTTTGTagttaaaaagttgcaatttacaACGCAATTAAAATTGCGCTAATATTTGACTGATTAAGCTAATTTCCACACGTAAACTACAACATTTTAACACGTACGGCATATTAGCTCCATAGTTGTCCATCCATTTTCTAGACTGCGAGCTACATACCTGCAGCTAGACATTTTATAGACTTAACAATATTGcagaatatatatatgtttttatttttagcaattTATATAACATTCATTTTAACTTAAACTCGTGAAAGAAGAATATTGATGGAGTTTAATTACGTATTTTGAAAACCGTAATGTATTATTGTGTGTAGTTGTGCGAAAAATCACATGTGTTTAAGGTTTTTTATGTCAGTTACTTTTTAATTgtcattttaacaatattaaaaaaagttttcttttgtatatttaCCTCGAATGCTTATACACTAGAGTACTCTAATAAAGCTACAGTTTATAAacgaaaatctttttttatttcgataatGGTAAGCTTATTGTTGTTACATGCATAACATTATATATCAGTTTTTTTATAAACCCCATTGTCATTTAGTTAAGAGAGAGCCAAGAAAGaggaacatttttaaaacgagGATATAAGTAATTTCCACTTAAACTTGTTAAGTCGAATTTTGATAAAAGAGAATGAAATTCAACGTCTATAACGGGTTTCGAATCTGGATTCTTTAGACTCGCTCATCCATTACGCTATCCGTTCGCTTCTTTTAACTAGTATGCGTTCGAAATTCTATAGACTGTCAATTGAATGAATGTGATTTGATACAATACAATGCACATCCGCATGGTTTAGATCCAACGTGTTTAccgataaaaagatataattaaTTGGGTGCACGGTGTATCAGTATACGTCAGATGACTGGTTGACAtggcatatttttttaacacgAGAAATAAGTGCTGCTTGTTAACAATATGGCCGGATACCGGTGACTAAGAATAAAAGCCGCGAGGTCAAAGTATTGTCGCAACCAGCTAATTTAAGATGTTAGAAGGCGACCATGACTTTTATGCTTACAACTTACTATTGCACTTTATCCTTTTACATTAAACAATATGTGGCGGGAAATCGATTGATTGTTGTAAGTTTGGGGAATATGCATGAACGGAAGATACATTAAGGCATATCATGTATTAAGAACTGTGGTcactaaatgtaaacaaactagtgctgagctcgttgcaagcaacgaggagTTCTTCCGTTACAGCTTTAAGTCAGGAAAGGATTGTCAATCAGACTTAGTAAAACCACCCCCTTCTGACAGATTAGAGAGGTATTTATAGGAGGTTATCTTCACACGACCTTAACTCCTGACCAATCAGGGCTTTTGACAATCATTTTGAACTCGTCGAAATTTGACAGACAAATAAATCCAtgcctgttttctatgtaacctcCAAATGCGGAGTATTGAAGAGTTACATCTCTCATAAAACAGATAAAGGCCCGTATGTGATAAGTTGGTGGTATATTTAGATGGTATGTAGATGTAGAAGTCATGTTAAGATGACCTCTTACCGATTCCTATCAGACCCCGACAAGTGTAAACGGACGCTATAACAGACGAAGATATTAACATATTGTACGAAAATAAAATCCTTGGCAGCGAAACACCTGAAGCACTGTTGTACACACTCTGGTTGAACAAgaatcgtttttttttaaatttaagaggAGTGAATGAACCTTACAATTTAGGATGAACATCAAattagatttaaaacaaaaatcagttGCACAGAAATCCTCTTATATAACGAAAGacgacaaaaacaaaaacaggggaTAATACTGTAGACACCCACAAATTGGGAATGCAAGAGATCCAATTGATCTTTACAAACTATATGCAGTAAAAATACCTCTGGGCTATTTGCCATTTAAAGACCCCTTTTAGCTATCAAAAAGAACCATCAACCATCTTTGTAGATGACCCCCATAgcgatgatttttaaatttgaaattggaCAAAAAATCTTGCTTCTTATGTGAAAGAGATGGCTACAAAAGCTAACTTTACAGGTCAAACGCTTACAAACTCGGCGCAAGAAAACATCTTGTTCAGAAAATCTGTAATGAAACTGTTCCACCAACTTACATTCTGCAAATTACCGTACATAAAAATGTAAagtcaattttaaattatagcCAAAATATGACTTAACTCAACAGCTGATATTGTtaattcataaattattaaaaattaaaatcctagcaatatgaaCAGAGAAAGAGTTATTTGTACACTGGAGCTACCATATAGGCACCATattgccaaaaaataaataagttctACAGCTGGAATTTAACAAAAACTATCATAAATCAAAATCCCAGCAATTTGCACATCTCttaaattttatgcaaaattttctgaggaaaaagaaaattaataggCTTCAATAACGATTGCCTTGTAAAGAATGGAAACGTTTATACAAAAGAAAGCTCGGTTTACTGTCATATTGATATTCGTATTTATCTATAAATCACGATAGAACAAGAAGACCCTTTTCTTAGGCATTAGACACTAGAATCGTCTTTATGTACAGGCTTCTCGAACAAGAGTAAACTCATTTCCATGAACAGAACTCTGATCCGCTTACAGATAACTAACAAAAATGGTTGCTGTTTTACTTTGACACGTACTACATtgcatacgagggttgtcccaaaacaATGTAGACAAGACACATAATTTATTatctgttcactgcaatttcattagacttctatgttttcttcaatgaccctttggcaaacaatgctgaaaagttcaaatctgtactttatttttttctctagaaaatgtataattagtaaaaacaagttttgtcaggcggcgTTGAAAATTCCGAGTTTTACGTTGTTCCtaaaccctccacatcgtttacgataacatttacgttttatttccgaaaatgtcttagaaaaattaatatctttaaacatGTACCAAGCATGtacattcaatatatatttctagttttgttttgttttataatattttttaagtacaaACGATCTGTCGGCTCCAAACTTGTCTTGTATTACTTATTGTTTAACGTCCGTCTTACCGAAATGTGTCGTTAaacattttgacgtccatttATAtcgttgggttttttttttctccacttattgtcatcaaacttgttcaaatattttgaatgttgtttaactacttattcataaaacgcatttctcatcgattttgttaatttcatttacttccaaagccgcttaggatttattAAGTTTGTAatagccaaaacattttctgaatGAAAAATAGAActattatcaaatatcagtgtatgttttacttgaatttttttcattcaaaagtacTTTTTCgcccaattttcaattcattatgttcatttttactaaagtttttgtttttgacattgcgcggcatgtcgaatttctgatctaacatgctttcatttcactaatttaatctcaaatAATATTCGattgtaaaacattatttgaatgcaaatttcttgtaccctttgtggcacaaattgcatcttcctttgtcttcgaataactgaataacgccacttgtctacgctattttgggacaaccttCGTATATCATTGATAGCAATCCAGTCAGGAAAACATACATTTAATCggctttacaatttttttagtttctcaaaaaaaaataaacgatatatttatatcaaataaatgtacGCTTTCAATTGAAATGTTTAATGCTCTTACCTCTGTCTAGGGTCTTTTCCTTGGTATTTGACGACATGTTTTTCTCTTGATCATCGAGTTACAAAAGTGgtaacatattttgaaattttcgtTTCGAATGAATGATGTTTTCAAAACCAAGgaatcaatttttaattcaacgatttaaatttaaaaatctgcaTGAAGGTGTACATTAAAAAACCTATATTCAAAAGGGCAATAGAttctattgttatactttcattttaaatactgaaatctgattggtttaaacgcagttcataatctgttctattaccctcagcgttagcaacgcacttagcaacaggtaacattacgaattgttacatgcgtgataatcatgcgcgtacggttcgccttagaattcacggtattcctatctaaaagcagtaatgttttctttaaaattaagacattcagtataacaaaataaatagtacctgtttgggaggataacagttgaaattgacacccctctaaaaccattgtcaacctccacttcgcgtcggttgacaatggttttctctgggtgtcaatttcaactgttaccctcccaaacaggcacaaTTTATATTAAGTTAAACATTAATTTGGATTTTCTTTGTTTAGTAATAAAGAAAAGTtttccgcccccccccccccaaaaaaaaaaacacaaagaaaTGCGTGAGCATCTTAGTTAAATTAAGAACACGTTCATTTTTCATCAATAACATAAACCTTCAACAAGTGCTTGAAGAAAGTTGGAAACTTTGTTAGAAAAGTTTTGCTAGATTAATTCATGATTGGTTGCTCGGTATCAACAAAAAAGTGAATATGATATGAAGGAAACACATCTGGGTCAGAAGAAGTTCATTTCTTTTGACATAGCGACTTTGACTAAGGATATTATAACACCGCTACTTGATTGTATTTTGGTTCACACTTAAGTTTTCGAAGCATTCAGTTGCTATAATTGCAAGATCGGTCTGGTCAACTTCCCAAAAGACTTTTCTTTACAGAAAATGACATACACATGTATGGTGATAACCAACAGTATTCAAAATCAAACgtcttaataaaaaaacaccCAACAAAAcacaggagcagagcaaacacgaacctcaaaaaaaaattagaggTACAATCAGGCGCTATAGAgtagtgagcatcctctgctgaccgatCATCCCCGCCgcgtgctctttgtcgtaatcaggAAAAACGGAAAAggccgtagacaattaggtgattaattataatctgacaataagtatgaaaaacgtcagtcagcatacGAGTGTTTCATAATTCAGTCTCTTTATAGGCCAGTGAGAAGGAGTTGATATGTTAACTAACTGAAATCAACCCACTTTTTGTGTTCGACACATAAGAAATACCAGGTACAGTGTAAAACGATATTAAATCGGTCCTAAATTGGTCCCTAGGTCCAAAGTTATCAATCTCATCAATAGTAGACATGGCTATAAATACTTAAGAGAACACGTCTACCTAAAGAATATCAGCAGTCAGCATCTACATACTATAATTGCATTTATTActtaatcaaagggattttgttgtgttattacaaattaaacattttcgTCTATTTTGTATGTGGATTCAGATTTGAAAGTGATCtgttgaactgccggtcaatagactgcgatctattagactgtcgtcaatagactgtgatctattggaccgctggtcaatagactgtgttctattggaccgccggccAATAGATTGCAATCTCTTACAACGTATCCGGGaacatattttagaaaaagtaAATTTGCCACAATATTAAAAGATAACTCTATTACcgttttttaaactttttttcttaaaatgtatCTTCATGGTATGAAAACTTACTGTAATTTATGAACACAAAATACTTAAaacggaattaggtaataaaacaaatatttaatgtctgaacagtcaatagacatCCAAcagcctcgggcaatagatcagactgagctgttccctgcaccaagggaaaaatatTCGGGTTTATCAACTGcccaagcattaaataattgtatattatcTTCATCTTAGATTCTCACCTCTAAAGAACATAGGGGTGAACCATGATTGAAACATAAACCTGTGGATAGACAATATTTGACTAACAACATAATAAACTAATAATTTAAGTTATATTTAAACTTATTTACCATTGACAAGCCTTCATTGATTGATTTATCTCGGCTATCTTGAAAACAGGTTATCAACGACCACTGCCACCAAAATttagtacaaaaaaaaaaaacaaaaacatgatacAAAGTACTATCAGAATTATCATTTAAGGTGGatcactacaccgtgaaatattttctcaaatcaacagaaaattacttgattatgatagatatcataatatataagaagtgtttaagtcaaataggcaaaaaatgtgcgATTTTGGAGGAAAAATTACAtttccaaaaatttaattcagttaacataAACGAAAGCTCCGAGCGGATTCAAACTCACGATCTGCGGTCcggaagcccaatactttaaccactgagctacgacgatatacaaacCACTctaacgatataaacagtttaacaaaacatttaaatcgccatcttgtgacgtagtgtcttaaaaagtataagtgtaggtGTAGTGGGGTaccttaaaagaaataaaaatgatggtATTTAAACGGTAACACTTCAGTTGCCATCGAGTAAGGTAAAGCtgacttaacgaggccgagtacagaacgagtacgcacgctttcgcgcagcgtttcatttgtattgtgacatcatctttttgctttgttgacgccatggcgtgatggTTTCAACttcagatattcagcgaaatttgttgaaaatagcttgtttgatgcgtaaaattgattttatagtgtagaataaacataagtatctcaaagtataagctatatttgggctcgtgTCGAGAACgggaagagggttcagcaagcctagccctctcacgttttcttaacccgcctaaatataacttaatttatatatttcaagacagtaaccatgtattttatattaatgacccttattaatatgtgatgttatatatttatttattacttaaatatgtctggatgttataataatactataaagatcatcatttccgtctttgtcaaataaaaaatagccattatctaacaaattgggcatacaaaaacaaatttgataagacccctggaacaaaactggaggtaaaaggttttttttatttgaccatttgatgccttttagcaataactttaatatataGAACAGAAAaggaaatccctagggcagaagttaaaaaaaatgtgcaaaattgatacatttcaagcaaaatcccataagGTCCTATGCTAAAAATTAACagactttgagatgaccccttaaacaaacggtgtggtaaatgtctcatttttttatcttaaaataataattatatcagtagaaattaatgtaaaaaatttcattcaaaaatctagggcagcaaaaattagacccggcctcgttaagttaTACTTAGGATGAAGCCAGCcaatgaaaataacataaatACATAACCAAAAAAATACATCACATACCCAGGTCTGCTTTCATTGATCATGTAATGACATTAAAATGCAGGTAAATAGCATCAAACATGATGCCGCAAGAATCCTGTCTTGCTAAACGAACGTGCACCttggaaattattttattattaaatacgTCTCTAAAATTCACGTCACTACAGATAATAACCACTAACTACCGATCACatttaattgcaaaattcaAAGGGCTGTGCAGCTAAATTTAATGCACTTGTGATTGTTACAATTGTAGCAGTATTGTCTACTTTAAATCAAATTTCCCATTTGTTGAATACCAGATTAGAAGTTACACGTAAATGCAATCCACATGATCAGTGAACTGAAAATCcatatttgaattattaaagCTTCAATCTCATTAATTTGAAATAGATGAATCCTCGTTTTACAATCGGttgtacaaagtttgatttacaaacaggttttttttttatcatgctAGTCATAACAAATTAGCACACTTTCAAGGCATCTCGTTTGataacaatataaaaacaacagaagttctactgtgtttttagccgggctctgcttaAAGCAGAGTACTGGCGCtgggcaggcaaatcgccaatgttactataaatagcacaaccttaaaagtaaacaaaaaaccaacagtcttgtttttaaaacacgttattaataagaaaaccaaaaaagatagacaattctagaaattgaaaaaaaaaatacacaattcCAACCCTTTTGACAAATGttgctctttgtgtaactatttggtatagcggacgcttttactttgacgctgtttggtttttggTTTTGCTCCCTATTCTATAGCGCCTGATTGTACCTCTTATTTTTTTGAGGttcgtgtttgctctgctcctgttttttgttgtggttttttttattaagacgtttgattttgaacactgttgGTTATCTTTATGTATCTTTTTCTGTAAGGAAAAGTCTTTTGGGAAGTTGACCAGACCGATCTTGCAATTATAGCATCTTAATGCTTCGAAAACTTAAGTGTGAACCAAAATGCAATCAAGTAGCGGTGTTGTAATATCCCTAGTCAAAGTCGCTTTGTCAAAAGAAATGAACTTTTTCTGACCCAGATGTGTTTCCTTCATATCATATTCACTTTTATGTTGATACCGAACAACCAATCATGAACTAATCTAGAGCCATGCTGCAAAAGTTATTAAAAGTTCTCTCTACTGACTGTACTCAAGTAATACATGTGTAATCAACTGCAAAACTTTTCAACACACTTCTAACTTTCTTCAAGTACTTtcagtattttgattaattGAATGCAATGGATGGAATTTATAGCCCGTCTGACCATGTTTCATAATACCATAAGAGTACATTCGATCAAAGCGGAGTTAAGTAAATACACACATTTGttagttattatttttcactttGAA encodes:
- the LOC128170912 gene encoding olfactory receptor 52B6-like, whose protein sequence is MANTYAVIAASVLFCIGLIGNSITVCFVAVSKRLHTPTYVLIGWLAVSDVLASMTRYVQIFVKSLFKDYSHVYLFIYGIFTFLFIHSAFFHMVLVSHVRFVFITNPLHSLILKCKKILLMSFAVWIGSIVVFIGYGININLSLIDMVSIETAVLAEVGFALYVSGLPFIIVIVFNVRKLYYLYNQTASVRRARIANLMSLMFWIIIVIYLLSTIYPFIYTINYALFNGSLLDSSLDLVNKMFFVSLLLNSLNPLIYFMFSPPVLRFLSRLRKCFNNGTDRRISNPKSCPQVE